A single Phytohabitans houttuyneae DNA region contains:
- a CDS encoding NAD-dependent epimerase/dehydratase family protein: MQRILITGGAGKVAALLRARLARPGRALRLLDVRTAAPVEHAGQEEEEVVVASVDDLEAMTLACKDVDAVVHLGGLAKEDTVENVLRVNAYGTFCVLEGARLAGVRRVVLASSNHAVGFEEVAGRTEVPADIPGRPDTMYGWSKVAGEAAGRLYADRFGMHVLCLRIGLWVAVPPGLRGLAMWLSPDDGARLVEACLSAPDPGFRLVWGISRNTRRWCSLAEGEAIGYFPQDDAERFLDDLVARHGAPDFAHDPALRRVGGPWCEIPLGQRCVT; encoded by the coding sequence CGACCGGGCCGTGCGCTGCGGCTGCTCGACGTGCGCACGGCCGCGCCGGTCGAGCACGCGGGGCAGGAGGAGGAGGAGGTCGTCGTGGCCAGCGTCGACGACCTCGAGGCCATGACCCTGGCGTGCAAGGACGTCGACGCCGTCGTCCACCTGGGTGGACTGGCCAAAGAGGACACCGTGGAAAACGTGTTGCGGGTCAACGCCTACGGCACGTTCTGCGTGCTGGAGGGGGCCCGCCTGGCCGGCGTGCGCCGGGTCGTGCTCGCGTCGTCAAACCACGCCGTGGGGTTCGAGGAGGTCGCCGGCCGCACCGAGGTGCCGGCCGACATCCCGGGCCGGCCCGACACGATGTACGGCTGGAGCAAGGTGGCCGGCGAGGCGGCCGGGCGCCTCTACGCGGACCGGTTCGGGATGCACGTGTTGTGCCTGCGCATCGGCCTGTGGGTCGCGGTGCCGCCCGGGCTGCGAGGGCTGGCGATGTGGCTGTCGCCGGACGACGGCGCACGGCTGGTCGAGGCGTGCCTGTCGGCGCCGGATCCGGGCTTTCGGCTTGTGTGGGGGATCAGCCGCAACACCCGGCGCTGGTGCTCACTGGCCGAGGGCGAGGCGATCGGGTACTTCCCGCAGGACGACGCCGAGCGCTTTCTGGACGACCTCGTCGCCCGGCACGGCGCGCCCGACTTCGCGCACGACCCGGCCCTGCGCCGCGTCGGCGGCCCGTGGTGCGAGATCCCGCTCGGCCAGCGCTGCGTGACCTAG
- a CDS encoding IclR family transcriptional regulator yields MAARRRDSNEDQTGSDTSLVKSAERTVRILEALAASPTRLTIAELQERMGYPRSSLHALIRTLREMKWVEADTSGSAFGVGPHALLSGTAYLDRDPALPFAYATLEDLRAELGHTMHYARRDDAHVLYLASRESRGGTSVVSRVGRRLPAHVTALGQCLLSCLTQAEVEAVLPERLDALTVNTITDKDELYAELEAVRARGWAFEREQGTEGVACIAVPVDYRIPATDAISCSMPAKLADADEVDRIADALTRHTGLLAAALRRAGIR; encoded by the coding sequence ATGGCAGCCAGGCGCCGGGACTCCAATGAGGACCAGACCGGATCCGACACTTCGCTGGTCAAGTCCGCGGAGCGGACGGTCCGGATCCTCGAGGCACTCGCCGCGTCACCCACCCGGCTCACGATCGCCGAGCTGCAGGAGCGGATGGGGTATCCCCGATCCAGCCTGCACGCCCTGATCCGCACGCTGCGCGAGATGAAGTGGGTCGAGGCCGACACCAGCGGCTCGGCGTTCGGCGTCGGGCCGCACGCGCTGCTGTCCGGCACCGCTTACCTCGACCGCGACCCGGCCCTCCCCTTCGCCTACGCGACGCTGGAAGACCTGCGCGCCGAGCTGGGCCACACGATGCACTACGCGCGCCGCGACGACGCGCACGTGCTCTACCTGGCCAGCCGCGAGTCGCGCGGCGGCACGTCGGTCGTCTCACGCGTCGGCCGCCGCCTGCCGGCGCACGTGACCGCGCTCGGGCAGTGCCTGCTGTCCTGCCTGACCCAGGCCGAGGTCGAGGCCGTCCTGCCGGAGCGGCTCGACGCGCTGACCGTCAACACGATCACCGACAAGGACGAGCTCTACGCCGAGCTGGAGGCGGTCAGGGCGCGCGGCTGGGCGTTCGAGCGCGAGCAGGGCACCGAGGGCGTGGCCTGCATCGCCGTCCCGGTCGACTACCGCATCCCGGCCACCGACGCGATCAGCTGCTCGATGCCGGCCAAGCTCGCCGACGCCGACGAGGTCGACCGCATCGCCGACGCCCTGACCCGCCACACCGGCCTCCTGGCCGCGGCCCTGCGCCGCGCCGGCATCCGCTAG
- a CDS encoding ABC transporter substrate-binding protein has protein sequence MSGRHPTLGLVALLAFASLLAACGADADPAADQDAGAQLEIWVRKPPGSNTEKTTKELAATFTAKSGVPTHVTALFDDFETKLQQAAAQKQLPDVVINDTAQLGSLVKQGLVREVDRNTIAGHDKLTPASWDAAKGADGKFYGVPNSAQSFALFIRKDWRDKLGLAAPKTWAELDALAAAFTTKDPDGNGKADTYGYVVPGSTKRGYISWYFTSFLWAGGGDYFTEKDGKFTPAIASDKSVAAVEWFKAQFCAAKTVAPGAVTMETTQAHPVFETGKAGIYFTGPYNMARFDKNLGADKYEVVPAPPGPDGTSASLAEGENIYLMAGSKNQAGQEKFAEFAISVEGQTLGMAGDTDGNIVRLPVNSEVTLASVRKDTRWAVFDKVYKDVGRYTPTVPDWTPFRQASSDTINAIVADCGSDTKRELTELASTFQQELTKQDAAG, from the coding sequence GTGTCTGGACGGCACCCCACGCTCGGACTTGTCGCCCTGCTCGCATTCGCGAGCCTGCTGGCCGCCTGCGGCGCGGACGCGGACCCCGCCGCGGATCAGGACGCCGGCGCGCAGCTGGAGATCTGGGTGCGCAAGCCCCCGGGCTCCAACACGGAGAAGACCACCAAGGAGCTCGCGGCGACGTTCACCGCGAAATCCGGTGTACCTACCCACGTGACCGCGCTGTTCGACGACTTCGAAACCAAGCTGCAGCAGGCCGCCGCGCAGAAGCAGCTGCCGGACGTGGTCATCAACGACACCGCGCAGCTCGGCTCGCTCGTCAAGCAGGGCCTCGTGCGCGAGGTCGACCGCAACACCATCGCGGGCCACGACAAGCTCACCCCCGCCTCCTGGGACGCCGCGAAGGGCGCCGACGGCAAGTTCTACGGCGTGCCCAACAGCGCGCAGTCGTTCGCCCTGTTCATCCGCAAGGACTGGCGGGACAAGCTGGGCCTCGCCGCGCCGAAGACGTGGGCCGAGCTGGACGCGCTCGCGGCCGCCTTCACCACCAAGGACCCGGACGGCAACGGCAAGGCCGACACCTACGGCTACGTCGTGCCCGGATCCACCAAGCGCGGCTACATCTCGTGGTACTTCACGAGCTTCCTGTGGGCCGGCGGCGGCGACTACTTCACCGAGAAGGACGGCAAGTTCACCCCGGCGATCGCGAGCGACAAGTCGGTCGCGGCGGTCGAGTGGTTCAAGGCCCAGTTCTGCGCGGCCAAGACAGTCGCGCCAGGCGCGGTGACGATGGAGACCACGCAGGCGCACCCGGTCTTCGAGACCGGCAAGGCCGGCATCTACTTCACCGGGCCGTACAACATGGCCCGCTTCGACAAGAACCTTGGCGCCGACAAGTACGAGGTCGTGCCGGCCCCGCCCGGTCCCGACGGCACCTCGGCCTCGCTGGCCGAGGGCGAGAACATCTACCTGATGGCCGGCTCGAAGAACCAGGCCGGGCAGGAGAAGTTCGCCGAGTTCGCCATCTCCGTCGAGGGACAGACCCTCGGCATGGCCGGCGACACCGACGGCAACATCGTCCGGCTGCCGGTCAACTCCGAGGTGACGCTCGCCTCGGTACGCAAGGACACCCGCTGGGCGGTCTTCGACAAGGTCTACAAGGACGTCGGTCGGTACACCCCCACCGTGCCCGACTGGACCCCGTTCCGGCAGGCGTCATCCGACACGATCAACGCCATCGTCGCCGACTGCGGCTCGGACACCAAGCGGGAGCTCACCGAGCTGGCCTCGACGTTCCAGCAGGAGCTGACCAAGCAGGACGCGGCGGGCTGA
- a CDS encoding carbohydrate ABC transporter permease, whose protein sequence is MAAIAPPRAGVRRTPAPAPPGTRRVRMRAGLVPWVFLAPALILFTLFKFVPMARAIEMSLYEVRPYLGDRWVGADNYRQVVTDDTFLAAIWHTVLLAVGQTGGSIVIGLILALLVEGQAKSLWFVRTAVFLPTVAAMAVVAEVWRILYYPAADGTINSILGWVGLGPSQFLNSQDTSLWSVMAVGIWRGAPYDMMIFIAGLAGVDRTLYEAASVDGASGWRRLWHVTFPALRPVFAILLTLAAIRGMRVFTEVFLLTNGGPNGSTEVLMTLIYKLGLERNELGVAAAGSVVLLLATVVLTLAVQYGRARRADR, encoded by the coding sequence ATGGCGGCCATCGCACCGCCGCGGGCAGGGGTGCGCCGCACCCCTGCCCCGGCTCCGCCCGGCACCCGGCGCGTGCGGATGCGCGCCGGCCTCGTTCCCTGGGTCTTCCTGGCACCGGCGCTGATCCTGTTCACGCTCTTCAAGTTCGTGCCGATGGCCCGCGCCATCGAGATGAGCCTCTACGAGGTGCGGCCGTACCTCGGCGACCGTTGGGTCGGCGCCGACAACTACCGGCAGGTCGTCACCGACGACACGTTCCTGGCCGCGATCTGGCACACGGTACTGCTGGCCGTCGGCCAGACCGGCGGCTCGATCGTCATCGGCCTGATCCTCGCGCTGCTCGTCGAAGGCCAGGCCAAGAGCCTGTGGTTCGTGCGCACCGCGGTGTTTCTGCCGACGGTGGCCGCCATGGCCGTCGTCGCCGAGGTCTGGCGCATCCTGTACTACCCGGCGGCCGACGGCACGATCAACAGCATCCTGGGCTGGGTGGGGCTCGGGCCTTCGCAGTTCCTCAACTCGCAGGACACGTCACTGTGGTCGGTCATGGCCGTCGGCATCTGGCGCGGCGCGCCGTACGACATGATGATCTTCATTGCGGGCCTCGCCGGCGTCGACCGGACCCTCTACGAGGCCGCGTCGGTCGACGGGGCCAGCGGCTGGCGGCGCCTGTGGCACGTGACGTTTCCCGCGCTGCGGCCGGTCTTCGCCATCCTGCTCACCCTCGCCGCGATCCGCGGCATGCGGGTGTTCACCGAGGTCTTCCTGCTCACCAACGGCGGTCCCAACGGCTCGACCGAGGTGCTCATGACGCTCATCTACAAGCTCGGCCTCGAACGCAACGAGCTCGGCGTCGCCGCCGCCGGTTCGGTGGTGCTGCTGCTGGCCACAGTGGTGCTCACCCTCGCGGTCCAGTACGGCCGAGCCCGGAGGGCGGACCGGTGA
- a CDS encoding carbohydrate ABC transporter permease has translation MKASRHDTALGFADLSGVPARIVRFVVYTAMVLVFAGPLLALLVSAFGAVQDPTGFTLIPRRLTLDNFRAAIEQDVLKYLLNSFIVVGGGLLLQILVSISAAYALARKRFPGMRLVFLLILSTMMLPEEILAIPLSLVLADVPVVHVNLIGSLFGMIVPVGAWAFSILVMTEFMREIPIELEEAARIDGAGDLRIFWSVVLPLCRPALGVIGIFGFNMIWDQYMLPLLVARDSAQFTLPLALRSLRADEQVGVGVVLAAALLALLPSVVAFLGFQRQFMRGLTSGAVKG, from the coding sequence GTGAAGGCGTCGCGCCACGACACCGCCCTCGGCTTCGCCGACCTGTCCGGCGTACCGGCCCGCATCGTCCGGTTCGTCGTGTACACCGCGATGGTGCTGGTCTTCGCCGGACCGCTGCTCGCACTGCTGGTCAGCGCGTTCGGCGCGGTGCAGGACCCGACCGGCTTCACGCTCATCCCGCGGCGGCTCACGCTCGACAACTTCCGCGCCGCGATCGAGCAGGACGTCCTGAAGTACCTGCTGAACTCCTTCATAGTCGTCGGCGGGGGACTGCTGCTGCAGATCCTGGTGAGCATCTCCGCGGCGTACGCGCTGGCCCGCAAGCGCTTCCCAGGCATGCGACTTGTGTTCCTGCTGATCCTGTCGACGATGATGCTGCCCGAGGAGATCCTCGCGATCCCGCTGTCGCTGGTCCTCGCCGACGTGCCGGTCGTACACGTCAACCTCATCGGCAGCCTGTTCGGCATGATCGTGCCGGTCGGCGCCTGGGCGTTCTCGATCCTGGTGATGACCGAGTTCATGCGCGAGATCCCGATCGAGCTGGAGGAGGCCGCGCGCATCGACGGCGCCGGGGACCTGCGCATCTTCTGGTCGGTCGTGCTGCCGCTGTGCCGTCCCGCGCTCGGCGTGATCGGCATCTTCGGCTTCAACATGATCTGGGACCAGTACATGCTGCCGCTGCTCGTCGCGCGGGACTCGGCCCAGTTCACGCTCCCGCTGGCACTGCGCAGCCTGCGCGCGGACGAACAGGTCGGCGTCGGCGTGGTGCTCGCCGCCGCGCTGCTCGCGCTGCTGCCGTCGGTCGTCGCGTTCCTTGGCTTCCAGCGCCAGTTCATGCGGGGCCTCACATCCGGCGCCGTCAAGGGATGA
- a CDS encoding 5-dehydro-4-deoxyglucarate dehydratase: MKGHSLMRLHGLLSFPLTPFTEDGKVNLAVLADHIERQLAAGPSGLFVACGTGEFTSLSTQEYRDVVGTVVRVAAGRAPVFAGTGGGPQLARDFAAAAAEAGADGLLLLPPYLVSSTPAGLVEHVRFVAEATGLPITVYQRGNAVLDPAAAVALLDVPTVVGIKDGRGDVSAMLQLVTAIRASGHPRAAEFGFLNGLPTAELSVQAYRAIGVDSYSSAVLCFVPDIATAFYRAVETGDSAATQALLAAFYLPFVALRDLVPGYAVALVKAGARLEGLDVGAVRPPLVDATPEHVERLAATIEAGRAALRGLRRAA, encoded by the coding sequence ATGAAGGGACATTCGCTCATGCGCCTCCACGGCCTGCTGTCGTTTCCACTGACGCCGTTCACCGAGGACGGCAAGGTCAACCTCGCCGTGCTCGCCGACCACATCGAACGGCAGCTGGCCGCGGGACCGTCCGGGCTGTTCGTGGCCTGCGGCACCGGCGAGTTCACCAGCCTGTCGACGCAGGAGTACCGGGACGTGGTCGGCACGGTCGTGCGGGTGGCCGCGGGCCGCGCCCCGGTGTTCGCCGGTACCGGCGGCGGGCCCCAACTGGCGCGCGACTTCGCCGCCGCGGCCGCCGAGGCCGGCGCCGACGGCCTGCTGCTGCTCCCGCCGTACCTCGTCAGCTCCACGCCGGCCGGCCTCGTCGAACACGTCCGGTTCGTGGCGGAGGCGACCGGCCTGCCGATCACCGTGTACCAGCGCGGAAACGCCGTGCTCGACCCGGCCGCCGCCGTGGCGCTGCTCGACGTGCCGACCGTGGTCGGGATCAAGGACGGCCGCGGTGATGTCAGCGCGATGCTGCAGCTGGTCACCGCGATCCGCGCCAGCGGGCACCCGCGAGCCGCCGAGTTCGGCTTCCTCAACGGGCTGCCCACCGCCGAGCTGTCCGTCCAGGCGTACCGGGCCATCGGCGTCGACAGCTACTCCTCGGCCGTGCTGTGCTTCGTGCCCGACATCGCCACCGCCTTCTACCGGGCCGTCGAGACCGGCGACAGCGCTGCCACCCAGGCCCTGCTCGCGGCGTTCTACCTGCCGTTCGTGGCGCTGCGCGACCTGGTGCCCGGCTACGCCGTCGCCCTGGTCAAGGCCGGCGCGCGGCTGGAAGGCCTGGACGTGGGCGCGGTGCGGCCGCCGCTGGTCGACGCCACACCCGAGCACGTGGAACGCCTCGCCGCGACAATCGAGGCCGGTCGCGCGGCGCTGCGCGGGCTGAGGAGGGCGGCATGA
- a CDS encoding glucarate dehydratase family protein: MRIVDAVVTPIAFPDPPLLNSAGVHEPWALRTIVELSCGDGLIGLGETYGDAPHLELVRKAAVALAGADPFDLTAIRRTVTVAVAGQDAADRHGLTGLPDTVAKVFAPFEVACLDLQARSIGRPVYALLGGRCRDSVAFSAYLFYKWAGHPSAPPDAFGPALDPDGIVAQARMLVDRYGFRSIKLKGGVFEPGAEVEAIQALRTAFPEHPLRLDPNCAWSVATSHSVAASTAGLLEYLEDPTPGIEGMAEVAREAAMPLATNMCVVRFADIRPAFTQGAVGVVLADHHYWGGLRASADLARICDTWGVGVSMHSNSHLGISLAAMVQLGAALPNLTYAADTHTPWQDGLDVVTAPLPIVDGAVAVPDGPGLGVELDRDTLARLHENYLRCGVRVRDDTAYMRTFDPAFRKLRPRW, translated from the coding sequence ATGAGGATCGTCGACGCGGTGGTCACGCCGATCGCGTTTCCCGACCCGCCGCTGCTGAACTCCGCGGGCGTGCACGAGCCGTGGGCGCTGCGCACGATCGTCGAGCTCTCCTGCGGCGACGGCCTCATCGGCCTGGGGGAGACCTACGGCGACGCGCCGCACCTCGAACTTGTACGTAAGGCCGCGGTGGCGCTCGCCGGCGCCGACCCGTTCGATCTCACCGCGATCCGCCGGACGGTGACGGTCGCGGTGGCCGGGCAGGACGCCGCCGACCGGCACGGGCTGACCGGCCTGCCCGACACGGTGGCGAAGGTGTTCGCGCCGTTCGAGGTCGCCTGCCTGGACCTGCAGGCGCGGTCGATCGGAAGGCCGGTGTACGCGCTGCTGGGCGGGCGCTGCCGGGACTCGGTCGCGTTCTCCGCCTACCTCTTCTACAAGTGGGCCGGCCACCCCTCGGCGCCGCCCGACGCGTTCGGCCCGGCGCTCGATCCGGACGGGATCGTGGCGCAGGCGCGGATGCTCGTCGACCGGTACGGGTTCCGGTCGATCAAACTCAAGGGCGGCGTCTTCGAACCGGGGGCCGAGGTCGAGGCGATCCAGGCGCTGCGCACCGCCTTTCCGGAGCATCCGCTGCGGCTCGACCCCAACTGCGCCTGGTCGGTCGCCACGTCGCACTCGGTCGCCGCGTCGACGGCCGGGCTGCTGGAGTACCTCGAAGACCCGACTCCGGGCATCGAAGGCATGGCCGAGGTCGCCCGGGAGGCGGCGATGCCGCTGGCCACGAACATGTGCGTCGTCCGCTTCGCCGACATCCGACCCGCGTTCACCCAGGGCGCGGTCGGTGTCGTGCTCGCCGACCACCACTACTGGGGCGGCTTGCGCGCCTCGGCCGACCTGGCCCGGATCTGCGACACGTGGGGCGTCGGCGTCTCGATGCACTCCAACAGCCACCTCGGGATCAGCCTCGCCGCCATGGTCCAGCTCGGCGCCGCCCTGCCCAACCTCACGTACGCGGCGGACACGCACACCCCCTGGCAGGATGGGCTCGACGTCGTCACCGCGCCACTGCCCATTGTGGATGGAGCGGTCGCGGTGCCGGACGGGCCGGGCCTCGGCGTCGAGCTGGACCGCGACACGCTGGCCCGCCTGCACGAAAACTACCTGCGCTGCGGGGTGCGGGTCCGCGACGACACCGCGTACATGCGCACCTTCGATCCGGCGTTCCGGAAGCTGCGCCCGCGGTGGTGA
- a CDS encoding putative glycoside hydrolase: MVTLSGHAYCWDVLGDPAFADRAADLGLDFVTLAAAYHSVRAATPLHPRHQVVDARYAVLYRPVRESVWRGRRLRPLAPDWMDGPDPFRAAASALSVRGIEVAAWVVLTHNSRLGTAHPDLAVVNCFGDPYRHALCPSWEEVRDYAALLAAEAIRDVPVAAVSLEACGQLGVVHAAHHDKTAGAWSEQARRWLSVCCCPACRRGWDAAGADPERIVAQLRAGVRAGTPVDDAETIVDSRLRAAETLRAQCVAALGGTPVILHASVDRWATGPSPGRAAATPGRLLLNAWAVSPEPVRAVRTAVQRGDTVHAYVTALAPTSTSDLPEHVLRLVDAGASGINLYHLGLAPPQGQQAMRAVAKILERT; the protein is encoded by the coding sequence GTGGTGACCCTCAGCGGCCACGCGTACTGCTGGGATGTGCTCGGCGACCCGGCGTTCGCGGACCGGGCCGCCGACCTCGGCCTCGACTTCGTCACCCTCGCCGCCGCGTACCACAGTGTCCGCGCCGCGACCCCGCTGCACCCGCGCCACCAGGTTGTCGACGCCCGGTACGCGGTGCTCTACCGGCCGGTGCGCGAGTCCGTCTGGCGCGGCCGGCGGCTGCGGCCACTCGCGCCGGACTGGATGGACGGCCCGGACCCGTTCCGCGCGGCGGCCTCGGCGCTGTCGGTGCGCGGGATCGAGGTCGCGGCGTGGGTGGTGCTCACCCACAACAGCCGGCTGGGCACCGCGCACCCGGACCTCGCGGTGGTCAACTGCTTCGGCGACCCGTACCGCCACGCGCTCTGCCCGTCCTGGGAGGAGGTCCGCGACTACGCGGCGCTGCTGGCCGCCGAGGCGATCCGCGACGTGCCGGTGGCCGCGGTCTCCCTGGAGGCGTGCGGGCAGCTCGGTGTCGTGCACGCCGCCCACCACGACAAGACCGCCGGCGCCTGGAGCGAGCAGGCACGGCGCTGGCTGTCGGTGTGCTGCTGCCCCGCCTGCCGACGCGGCTGGGACGCGGCGGGCGCCGACCCCGAGCGGATCGTGGCGCAGCTGCGCGCAGGGGTGCGAGCCGGAACACCGGTCGACGACGCCGAGACCATAGTGGACAGCCGGCTGCGCGCGGCGGAGACGTTGCGTGCCCAGTGCGTCGCCGCACTCGGTGGCACACCCGTGATCCTGCACGCCAGCGTCGATCGGTGGGCCACCGGCCCGTCACCCGGCCGCGCCGCGGCGACGCCTGGCCGGCTGCTGCTCAACGCGTGGGCCGTCTCGCCCGAACCGGTCCGCGCGGTCCGGACGGCGGTCCAGCGCGGCGACACGGTACACGCGTACGTCACCGCGCTCGCGCCAACCTCCACATCGGACCTTCCCGAACACGTCCTGCGGCTCGTCGACGCCGGAGCCAGCGGCATCAACCTCTACCACCTCGGCCTCGCACCACCGCAGGGCCAGCAGGCCATGCGCGCGGTCGCGAAGATACTGGAGCGAACGTGA
- a CDS encoding aldehyde dehydrogenase family protein codes for MSHALHDVADALDAARDPVLKVTAAETGLTGARLAAELDRTTGQLRLLGEAAAGARQLIRSPRAAPDGADITRVQVPIGPVAVFAAPNFPLTFGVLGGDTASALAAGCPVVVKAHPAQPETADLLAGIAATVLTPDTFRLVHGGPDASLALVRDPAIRAVAFTG; via the coding sequence GTGAGCCACGCCCTGCACGACGTCGCCGACGCCCTCGACGCCGCGCGCGACCCGGTGCTCAAGGTCACGGCCGCCGAGACCGGGCTCACCGGGGCCCGGCTGGCCGCGGAGCTTGACCGGACCACCGGCCAGCTGCGCCTGCTCGGCGAGGCCGCCGCCGGCGCCCGCCAGCTGATCCGCTCACCACGGGCCGCGCCGGACGGTGCCGACATCACCCGGGTACAGGTGCCGATAGGCCCGGTGGCGGTGTTCGCCGCGCCCAACTTCCCGCTCACCTTCGGCGTGCTCGGCGGCGACACCGCGTCCGCCCTGGCGGCCGGCTGCCCGGTCGTCGTCAAGGCCCATCCCGCGCAGCCCGAAACGGCCGACCTGCTCGCCGGCATCGCCGCCACCGTCCTCACCCCGGACACCTTCCGGCTCGTCCACGGCGGCCCGGACGCGTCGCTCGCGCTGGTCCGCGACCCGGCCATCCGGGCCGTCGCCTTCACCGGATAA